In the genome of Triplophysa dalaica isolate WHDGS20190420 chromosome 17, ASM1584641v1, whole genome shotgun sequence, the window caataatgAGGTACTCTGGATAATTAAAACCTCTGCTCCTATCTTAGTAAAATGTACTGTAGAGAGATACTGTGCTGGTAtccttttacaaaaacaaatatgaatagaATATACATTAAGAACAACTGTAAAGAAACCACAACTATTTAAGGGGATagaattctgttatcatttattcacccccatatcgttaaaaacctgtatggctttctttcttctgctgaacacaaaagaatatattttgaaatatgttggtaaccaaacaagtGGGGTAACCATCGGTGTCCCTACGATAGACGTGAATGGGCAgcgccgttgttcagttaccaacattcttcaaaatatcttcttttctatgtggcagaagaaagaaagtcctacagttttgaaatgacgattaaaatgagtaaaataacgaaagaagaaaaaatctcTTTGATGTCTTTATGTTATTACACCGTACATACTTTATTTGATAAACTCGTAAAatatgatgccatagaagaatacattttttctaaatGGTTCCATTAAAAACCTTAAACATCTTTAGATTATAAACAGGCAAAAAAGAGATGATTCTTTAAAGATCCTTTGACTAagtggttctttgtggaaccaacaatggttcttcaatggcatccCTGTAACAAACTTTTTAAGCGCCTTGATTTTTATGAGTGTTCATTGCCTGGAAAttgaacccataaccttgctatttttatacagtatgtagacTAAAAAAAAGTGAAGCGACCACTCCAAAATTACTTTCAGTTTtgctgaatttactatttatagctATGTGTTTTAGTAAAATGACCATACTTGTTTCTTTTTGTAAATTAGTTATAACATTTCTCCCAAGTGCTAAATATGATATTGTTTCTACTagcatttatttgtagaaattTGAAAGTGAAAACTGGTGAAAAAAGTGCAATGTTTGCAGATAttgaacaatgaaaaaaaacaagtttatattcatgtttaaacatcacattactaatgtttttacatattttagtaTCAGTTCAGATTAGTATCAGTTGCGAGTAAATGCAATTCCTCAggtttgtttttgaaatgtagCAAATTCAACGGAAAactgaagtggtctatatattttacaattcagAAACACTAAGCTATAATCTCTTAATAGTACTCAATATACTACAAAGCAACAGCAAACATTGTCAACAGCACCTAGTGCTATGGGGCACATTGTTGTAGAGACCTACCGTATAATAACTATTCAATATTTCCAAGAGGGAACCATCTCTCTTGATTGCTATTTAGTGCTTTTTCTCATTTCTCCACATacagtctgtctctctcttgcATCAAAAAACATTGTGGCCCTATGACATGAATTTATTCTTTGAACAGCTGGGAGGGAAGTATGCGAGTTCCGGAAGATGTGCACAGCTCAAGGGTTCTTGAAGCAGTGGCTCCAACACAGTTTCAAACCACCTGGGACCCGAATCCTTGGGATGGTCAACGGGGCCACAAAAGACCTCAGATTCTCTCCCTACATAAAACGGCACACTACAGGGAGCGTAAATCTTACGATTTCTCTTAGAAAGCTGAATGGAGTTCGCATGTGATAAAGGGACGATATCATATGGAAACAGCCTTTGACCGTATGCTCGTAACACCCAACTCCCCTAAGAATACAGAATagctttgaaataaaaacagtcCGAGATTTAGATCTTTGTTTGACTGATATGTCTAACTGACGCTTCTGCCTGAGACTTCCTAAGACTGATGTCTTCCCCTTAGGATAGCTTAAGGCACACACATTTTTCCTAAAGCGGAATTATAACTTTAgagaaattatacatttttcatcaggTATGGACCACTCTACTCTTATGAACTTGgtcattaaatataaatatgtttaatcatttattgagcgaagaaaaaaactaaatctacTTCGCCGAAGCTGTCAGGACACCTGTCATTTCTTCCTGACATGTGAAAAAAGTGTGTGCCATACTTGGataaaatgttcaattaaatACTGGAATGCAACTCTgactttgtaaaatatattttcaatatatttgttATGTATTATCTTCATTTTCACTGCTATTGCAAAATAAATGGCCAAATttaaatttacaaataattttgaaccccaaaatgaaatatgtaaCCACTGTTTGGAACAAAATATAGTGtaataaaatgctaaaattaaACAGAACTTTGCTTTCTCTTGCTTTTGTATCGATTAAGGGCGAAAAAAAACGATGAATAAATTATTCATATATGAAGACCTTGTCAGATGTGCTCCtgataataaatgtattcatttttgaaAAACCCGAAAAGAGCAGATTTAGATGTACCTGTTTGTTCATGAACACATAGATGATGGGATTATATACAGCTGCTGTCTTGGAGAAGAAGGCCGGAACAGAGCCCAGGCGAGGATCAATGTGGATTGTGGGACAAGCGGTGACAATAATTGAGAACGCAGCATAAGGAGTCCATCCAACCATGAATGCTATTATCATCACAATGACCATCCGTGCCACCTCGCGGTCAGGTTTACGTGCATTACCCAGCCTTCCATGCGTGTTCGATACCTATTGGATGAATTCGAGATGTAAGGTTAGTTGGATTCCAACAGTGATTTGTCATCAGTTATTATATCATGCACATCTTGTCATATACAATAGACAACTCAGCAATACAGAAGTTTTATGTCCGTCACAGAtttccttaaatatatatagattaaTATAAGACCCAAGATACAGAAAGACTAACCTTTCTGAGTTTCTGCATAAGTTTACCATATGAGATAATGATCACACCGAGAGGAAGGATAAAGCAGGTGGTGAAAAAGGTGATGATATACGTGTGGTCATAGTAATCAGTGGAGTAccttaaagaaagaaaaagagtttatatttacatattacaatattatattatatttacctGCTGAGACTAACTGACAGAAACAGTCACAAAACATATTAACATTGTCGTAGGCATTTTGTAGAGTAAATATATTTCACACCCTATAGGTTTCTTTTCCAGGCTATTGTTTGTATTCCAAGGACAAGGCTAAGCCAAGACGCACAGACAAAGTTTTCAACTACTCTCTTGAAAGCGATTCTTCAACTGCATGACATCAGCCTTGGTTTTATATGCAGGTTGCTTTTTCCATAATATTACTCAGAAAAACTCCTTGAGTTGAACTCTGATTTTCAGTGATATGCTACTAAGGGATACAAGCAAGATATATTGATATTCAACAGTGACCTACTGCATATTTTAGCAGCAGTAGTTGTTCTGTGAATAATGTAGCCACTGAAACTGAGACCGAGAGAATAAAAACTGACTGAATgaaagatatttaataaaaaaaagtcttTTGAGCTTACCAGTTAGGCTCACAGGTGGTGCCAATCTTACTGATCGTGTAACTGTTCCAGCCCACAACTGGCGGAAAAGTCCATATGAAGGAGAAGATCCATACAAAAACAAGACCCATAGCTGCATGTTTGCCACCCAAGCGGACGTCTTTTAGAGGCCGACAGATCACAAAAAAACGCTCGAATGCCAGGATTGCTAAAGACCACAGCGCCACAATCCCTAAGGAGCAAAAGGTTACATCTGTTTAAAACTGTGCACTGTCAGTAATCTCAAATTCATAGTCATAACGTTACTGTCAGGGAATGGATGCGTGAGAATCAAATGTTTGTTCAATACTGAAAAAAGTAGAAAGAGTGGCTTGAACTATGATGAACATTTACTGCTGTATGGGGGAAGGCATTTAGTTATATATTACAATGCACATGAGGAAGATTTTCTGTTTGCTGTCTTGTCCAACCTCTTTAGTCAAGATTAGATATTGCATGCAATGACTTGCTcagtaaaacatgaaataatgtaGGAGAGGCTGCGTGCTATATGACATTCAGAATACAGTCAAATGAACTTAAGTGCTTTTactgataataaataataaaataatcatcaCATGAAAAAACCCATCAAGGacacaagatattttaaaatatattttaagtattttcaAAGATAAGTATAATTCCATATTTTTTAGAGATGAGGAGTAAAAATATTCAACATATATATATGcccattttgtaaatataataacacATATTCAATATTCATTACATtggtttaaaaacacaaaactgtctCATAAAAGGTAAAACTCACCGAAAAAAGTGACGGCAAATCCCTCGAGCACACACGCCCAGACGCCCGAGGAAGAAGTAGCCGTGCGCATTAGTTAAAAAACTTATGGTGCCTCCTATAAGTGAAACTAGAAAGTCAGCAACAGATAAATTGACGATGATATAATTCAACGGCTTTCTCAACTGTTTGTATCGAAGGGTTACGAGCATCACGGTAAAGTTCTCTGTCAGAGAGAGTGAAGTCACTATGAACATCAGACACGCGAGGAAAGTGTAATTCCAGGGCGCGATAGACTTTAGGGGACCCGAGAACGGATCGTCGGGTTTGATGATGTCGGTTGACTCAGTGACTGAAGACCCAGACGTTTCCATGACAGCGACAAAGGAGGGCATTTGGAAGAAGCAAATAAAACGAGGAAAAGTTCATAAAGGCATCACCAGGGATATTGTTGATGTGAGCCGGTGGACAAAGTCGAAACAGGTGTTTTTTAAACTAAGCGTCATGAATGGAGCCAAAACGCGCGCACTGTAGAAAtgccacaaaataaaatatcgGTGGAGTGCTACGACTAACCTACAAAATTGCAATAGCCTTAAAGATTTACAATTAAATGCATGCGTTTCGAAAGagttttgctgtgttttctAGTAAAGCAATCCACGTGAAGGAGAAGAAGTCCGTGGAAAGGAGCGCATTCCCCCTTGGAAGTCGTTTGCGTAAAGCTTGCAGGAAAGCATCGCAGGTCCCTTCGCATTCCTTCTGCTGCCGGGTGTAGGTATGTTAATCGTGTCCTCCGTTATATATAGAGTCGGACAGCATATGCATCTCTAACATTCGAGTAGCTCGTTCTTTGCTGAGTTTGACAAGGGGCATCACACGCTGTGCCAACTTCACAGAAGTTTTTGAAGGATGGAATGATAATGCACAGGCCATTGCAGGAGATGACAGACCAAAAAATACCAAGTTATTTACTCCATTGatgattgtttttaatgtcatttttcttatttaaaaatcaTGCTGCGCACCACACAAAGAAAACTTTGCATCATTTCTGCATTTAATGTCAACATGACAAGATCTTCTTCTCTTGAAAACACGAAAAGACCAAAACATGTCAAGAGGCACAATACGTCTTGTTTGGTTGTGCACATTTCctaagtaaaaatgtataattaagcTGTGTTGAAAAGCAAATGAAGTTCCTAAAAGCATTCATTTTCTTCTCCACAATCTCTACAACATATGCTTGGAATCTTAATACAACACAACATCCCTTTAATATGCAAACAATTTATGCACCATGGGATAACTGATTGAGCTTGTAAAATTGAtttccttttctgtttttgttgcttAAAGGTTTTCTCAGATGTCATTGAACCGGCACGAGTTTTCAATGAATCCTCGTATTACTATAAAGAAAGGGTTAATGGATCTTGAGGAAATTTAATTAACTCGAGTAGGGTCCATCTAGGTAGCTCACGGCTGCTTTGAGGTCAGATACTCTTTGAGGATAGATTACGTTTGTCAGTGTCAGTCTGCGTGTGTTTGGGGGAGCGTGTCACTTGTGTCTGTAACCTCACAGTTTGAATAGATCTTTTCTGGCCTTAGAGATCTACGGTGATTCTAATTTCAGTCCTTGCCATGACGTGACCGGTTGAGTCACAGCACAGATCTCAGGACCTTTCAAAATGTAATGGCACGTCAAGAAAGCTGACTCTTTCATTTGCTCGCTCGCAGTGGCATTAAAATGACCCAAGTCCTGCTGAGCAGTTAAATATTCTCATTTACCTTGCACACTCTTATCAGCATTCTGACTCCATCTCACAGGCGCTCGGCGGAAGATGACAGGCTGTCCGTCATAAGAAGTCTGCACACGACTTAATTAATGCCTTCGCTTTTAAATGGTGACTTTCTGTGACCTCTGGCAAAATGATGGTGATTGTTGTGAGTGTTCCTGTTGCTCAGTTGGTGGAGCATTGCGTTAGCAGCACAAAGGTCATTGGGTTCATTTCCAATGAAACATATACTGATAAAACGtatatagcttgaatgcactgtgaattgctttggataaaagtgtctgccagatgcataaatgtaaatgatagaCTGACCCTGACtttgttttttagatttttaataatctttttttcttttttcataaattttgATTGATTTGGTTGGGaggtattttttttaacttttcagtATCTGTAAATTGTTGCTTGATGCGACAACAGGTATCGCAAAAGTCAGACGTATAACCTTTTAATTCCAGAACCGTTTATTGAGCAGAAGCTATAATGGCACATCTAGCGAGAGTTTCTGTAAACATTGTGATTGTCAGTCAACCTTTTCATTGCAGAATCATTACACATGCAATCCATGGCTGGTTGGCCTTTCGTAGCATCAGCCATGAAGATGAAAAATGTCAGCCCACATTTCCTGAAAAGATTGATTGAAATCTTATTATCTGACAAATTCTTGTTGACTTAATGAAAGCATACAAAGCAATCATAGAAAGATGGTTTATTTGCCCAGAAAACAATGTGAATGTGAATTAGCCTCGACGTGGAGTTAACGAACGCATGGGACACATTAAGCAGGGACATAATTTTTGAAATAGTTCTTAAGAAGATGTTCCACAAGCTCAGATGTTGAGCTGGAAGCTTCTGTTTCCATCATCATGTGTGAACTGGGAACCCAACCCTCCAGGGACCCCATCTGCCCCCCCAGCCTTAAATTGCCACGTCCATCTGCTGTATTTTGCCCCAAGCTTCCTTCTAATCTGTCTGTTTCAGGGCCGGATTGGGATATAAATTCAGGCTGGGAATCGTACACTTAGGCTACTTCATACCCATAGCAAATATGACAACCCTTTTGTTCTTTACTACATTAAATTTATTACACTCACAGGTCATTCCGtaagaaacataaacaaacaggcCTGGAGGTATAGGGAATTATTCCTACTTTTAGTTTATATGGGTCTTATAAGATACCAAACATCTGAAGTACGAAGCATTATATTAAAAGGTCTCAAAATTtgtcattattataatatactcactctcaagttgttctaaacctgtatacatttctttgctctgttgtacacaaataagatatttcgaagaatgtgggaaaccaaaccGTTTTAGGGCAATATTGACTAATAAAAACTActagagaaaaacagaaaaactaaCAGAAAAAACTAACTTGTCAGTAGTGATCTAGAACCGTTTggtaacaaacattcttccaaacatgttttttatgtctccagcagaacaacaaaaatgaattcaGATTTAGAGCTTGAGTGTgagcaattttttatttttgggtaaagcTTTCCTCTAAATGCAGAAAAGAGGTAAACACAGCGGACAAGTAGCACAACAAGTATTGTTCTTAGCAGCTGTGTCATTGTCAATCCCAACAAGAATCTTTTGTATACTGCTATATATAATTTCATCAAGAATATGTAATTATTGAACacaattgcatttttatgtaataacaAAACACTATATTTCACCACCTCAAACAACAACTGAATTTGAATATTTGTCTCCTAAATGACTCATAACTATAGGCTACAATAGATaacacttttttgtttattcacattttgagCAACAATGTTTGCTAGTAGTAAATATAGTGAAtagcaaacacaaaacaatggtattgaagcatatttatttacacacaaaGCGTGAGACTTTCCTCAAATAAACCATACGAGtatatttcactttttcaaTACTTTGACTCACAGTTTGTTGGAGGATGTTTTTCATCCATAGCTCTCCAGAACATTCCTTGGATGCCAGCTACTGATGTAAAGGATACACCGGCTTATTGCAGTTAAGAGGGATTTGGGAAGGCCAATTGGGAACATTTGACCAGGTTACACCCAAGATAGGGCTTTCAAATTACTATTGTGCATGTATATGCGTGACCTATTGATTGTGAACCtacattaaaaaatcataaaagacTAGGCGTTCCCATTAGAGGATACATTGACCATGGAGCACCAGAGAGGTTATTTAAAAGGGTGTAAACCACCCCTTTATAGCCTAAagtttttcatttcttattaAGAGACTTAAAACTGGGCCAAGTCAAGATGTAAGTCTCTGGCTTCACAATGAGATTTGCCCCATGTCATATAAGAAAAGGCTCAATAGGtgatctctctcctctctctctctctctctttagtcTAGTATTCTGCAGGGGTTGTGGCATTTGTTAGTTCATGCCTTCTCCATCATTTCGGctttgttttatgaaattataaattttattttaagctttGAGGTGTAAGGCTAGAGATTAATGtgcattaatgtatttaaattctTGGTAAATTGGCATACATCATATGTATGTCACAAGcctttttcttttgtcttctggCACCTTAAggtaatttcaaatatttgccactagatggcgccaAGATTTATTCGGATGTTATTTCAGCATTCTCCTTTGGTAAGATcaaaaatgtaactgtaaaACGTTGAGGATTTTATTCTAGAGATCAATTTATACCCcttgttttgaagaaaaatgttataatgtaaAAAGCCTAAATTGGCTCATAtgagaaataaatattaaatgctgtcttttttatttgtaatgacATGCAAATTTATTTCAATTCTGAAGAGGAGCCATGCACCAACAAACAAATTTGGTTGTACACAaggaagataaataaataaacagtgtgGACGTTTATGGAATATGGATCTGCATTGTACACATTTTAACGAACATATGACTTTTGCAACATTAGAAATTAGTATAATgtgcacataaaaaaataccatAAATAAGAGAACTATTTATTAACTATAAATGATGCTATTAAGATTAACTATTTAACTGTTGAAAAATAGTTTTAACAAACtagattttgttattattttacattgtttgAAGTGCTGCTGAAATCTTCAGTAATTCTCGTGTCTGAAAAAGATAAACAACACATATTTAACTACAAAATTACAGGAAACTATTAGTTAAATTATTCTGTAATTTACCTTTTAATTGCAGGTGGGCAAGGTGAGCCAGTAATGAAAGAAGATATGATTCatctttgaattaaaaaaaaggatttaataACAgtactaaattaaaatatactcCAGGattacaataattataaaagtcatgaataaaaataaaacctttaataATTAAGTTGTGAAGTTTTCTAATTAAttcaatgaaataataataataatttataaatgtacagtaaatgatttaaaaactaaCTGTATGAATTGTGGTATGTTGGTAAGCTGGAAATGTCATTCCATATATCTCTTTTGCCCACCGCTACTCTGTGTCTTTCATTTAGACTTCTGTGAGCATCTACAAAAAAAAACCATGATGTTTAACTATGCACACATAATGCTtagtttctgttaattaaaTTGTACTTACAAGGTCCTAATAGGTACCCAGCACTGTTTAGAGTCCATCCCTTTTTCTCAGGATTCTGTgggattgacagaaatacataaaacagatataatgtacataaaaaagcaataatctGGGATGTTGCTCTATAGACGAGAAGAGTATATGTACCACGAGGGTCATGCTATGCGTCTTTGAGAGATGCGATGCCAAGATACAGACTGTAAAGAGCAGAGCACAGCTCATCTGCATCTGTAAATACAGACAAGTATTTTCATGTTGTATTGTGTACCCAAAGTGTGTAGCAATTGTTAAACTGAATAATAGAGACTATGCAAtaagaacatttttgttatataatgaTACATTTCCTCGCACTATATCATCCTGCAGATTCAACAAAATTCTCAAGcacatcacatttaaacaaaaaatatcaaaaaaatattgtttcactTAATGCTGGATgtgtaagaaaaacattaagTGAACAAGAAACTGAACAACATGAAACAATGCTTACCTTGTGAGAGAATTGTTGTTTATGATAATTCAAAAACTGGATCCCAGAAAAATGTGACTATTTCTCCTTCCACCCGTGACACACTGTAAAATGTTGCTATGCCACAAGGAT includes:
- the gall gene encoding galanin peptides-like, whose translation is MQMSCALLFTVCILASHLSKTHSMTLVNPEKKGWTLNSAGYLLGPYAHRSLNERHRVAVGKRDIWNDISSLPTYHNSYNESYLLSLLAHLAHLQLKDTRITEDFSSTSNNVK
- the valopb gene encoding LOW QUALITY PROTEIN: vertebrate ancient long opsin b (The sequence of the model RefSeq protein was modified relative to this genomic sequence to represent the inferred CDS: deleted 1 base in 1 codon), which encodes MPSFVAVMETSGSSVTESTDIIKPDDPFSGPLKSIAPWNYTFLACLMFIVTSLSLTENFTVMLVTLRYKQLRKPLNYIIVNLSVADFLVSLIGGTISFLTNAHGYFFLGVWACVLEGFAVTFFGIVALWSLAILAFERFFVICRPLKDVRLGGKHAAMGLVFVWIFSFIWTFPPVVGWNSYTISKIGTTCEPNWYSTDYYDHTYIITFFTTCFILPLGVIIISYGKLMQKLRKVSNTHGRLGNARKPDREVARMVIVMIIAFMVGWTPYAAFSIIVTACPTIHIDPRLGSVPAFFSKTAAVYNPIIYVFMNKQFRKCLIQMFKGNDISLDSTNINQTSDKGAITATVDSHLVEMSTIAARIPISMCNVEKSEEDEEEEESDQSGKEGPKQQFVSDSRVCSL